One Amorphoplanes digitatis genomic window carries:
- a CDS encoding hemolysin family protein — protein MLILVGLLLVILVTAVTGYFVAQEFGYVAVDRSRLRQQAERGDKASARALKVTERLSFVLSGAQLGITVTALIVGYVAQPYLGEGMADLFGQAGVPTAVTGPLSFVLALLIATVVQMVLGELAPKNLAIVRSEALAKALGRSTLFYLAVFGPIIKLFDKAAAGLLRRIGIEPIEELPEGATEEDLEQIIAESRAGGHLDPELSALLDRGLDFRRRTASEVMVPRVDVVTVRATDPASRVVALLDTGRSRFPVRAGTGVDEIIGVVGITDVLPVPPAARPTVQAETLMAPPLFVPASLRLPAVLDRLRGDHRQLACVVDEFGGFAGIITLEDIAEELVGPIRDEDDLPEPSPARQDDGSWIVPARWRIDEVTDATGVELPESSEYDTVSGLVMSELGRVPQVGDSVLLASGAALAVLSVKRHVPGSVRLTGGSR, from the coding sequence ATGTTGATCCTGGTCGGTCTACTGCTCGTCATCCTGGTCACGGCGGTGACCGGCTATTTCGTGGCCCAGGAGTTCGGCTACGTCGCCGTCGACCGCAGCCGCCTGCGCCAGCAGGCCGAGCGCGGCGACAAGGCGTCTGCCCGCGCCCTGAAGGTCACCGAACGCCTCTCCTTCGTGCTGTCCGGCGCGCAGCTCGGCATCACCGTCACCGCGCTGATCGTCGGTTACGTCGCCCAGCCGTACCTCGGCGAGGGCATGGCCGACCTGTTCGGCCAGGCCGGCGTGCCCACCGCGGTCACCGGTCCGCTCTCGTTCGTGCTGGCGCTGCTCATCGCGACCGTCGTGCAGATGGTCCTCGGTGAGCTGGCGCCCAAGAACCTCGCGATCGTCCGCTCGGAGGCCCTGGCGAAGGCGCTCGGCCGGTCGACCCTGTTCTACCTGGCCGTCTTCGGGCCGATCATCAAGCTCTTCGACAAGGCGGCGGCCGGGCTGCTGCGCCGGATCGGCATCGAGCCGATCGAGGAGCTGCCCGAGGGCGCCACCGAGGAGGACCTCGAGCAGATCATCGCCGAGTCCCGGGCCGGGGGACACCTCGACCCGGAGCTGTCGGCGCTGCTCGACCGCGGCCTCGACTTCCGCCGCCGGACGGCGTCCGAGGTGATGGTCCCGCGAGTGGACGTGGTCACGGTCCGCGCCACCGACCCGGCGTCGCGGGTCGTCGCGCTGCTGGACACCGGCCGGTCGCGTTTCCCGGTACGCGCGGGCACCGGCGTCGACGAGATCATCGGCGTGGTCGGCATCACGGACGTGCTACCGGTGCCGCCGGCCGCGCGCCCGACGGTCCAGGCCGAGACGCTGATGGCCCCGCCGCTCTTCGTACCGGCCTCGCTGCGGCTGCCGGCCGTGCTGGACCGGCTGCGCGGCGACCACCGCCAGCTCGCCTGCGTCGTCGACGAATTCGGGGGCTTCGCCGGCATCATCACCCTCGAGGACATCGCGGAGGAGCTGGTCGGGCCGATCCGCGACGAGGACGACCTGCCCGAGCCGTCCCCCGCCCGCCAGGACGACGGCTCGTGGATCGTGCCGGCCCGCTGGCGCATCGACGAGGTCACCGACGCGACCGGCGTCGAGTTGCCGGAAAGCTCCGAATACGACACCGTGTCGGGTTTGGTGATGTCCGAGCTCGGCCGGGTGCCGCAGGTCGGCGACTCTGTGCTGCTGGCCTCCGGCGCGGCGCTGGCCGTGCTCTCGGTGAAACGGCACGTGCCCGGCTCCGTACGCCTCACCGGGGGATCTCGATGA
- a CDS encoding hemolysin family protein, with amino-acid sequence MSTTWAVTLSLLLLAGNAFFVAAEFALVASKRYRLEHAAAEGSRAARAALEGSRELSLMLAGAQLGITLCSLGLGALAEPAIEHLVHPLLHTLGLPDVPSEIIAFLFALTIVTFLHLVIGEMMPKSWAITDPERSATLLALPFRGYVRLVRPALLGLNVLANAALKPFGVHPQDQLAQAHGPQEMHILLERSRAEGLIGAEQTELLTSMLKLQETKVADVLIPDDQLVTVAPQAAALDIEAASLSSGRSRLAVVSETSGEVVGVVHVRDAVRVTTAGRDATAADLMDPPFLLDALVTVTDAVTQMRAARVQLAIVVRGSDRVGFVALEDLLEQVIGEFDDETDPVPVGRRMR; translated from the coding sequence ATGAGCACGACCTGGGCCGTGACCCTCTCCCTGCTCCTGCTCGCCGGGAACGCGTTCTTCGTCGCCGCCGAGTTCGCTCTGGTCGCGAGCAAACGCTACCGGCTCGAACACGCCGCGGCCGAGGGCAGCCGCGCCGCCCGCGCGGCCCTCGAAGGCAGCCGCGAGCTGTCCCTGATGCTGGCCGGCGCCCAGCTCGGCATCACCCTGTGCTCGCTGGGCCTGGGCGCCCTCGCCGAGCCGGCCATCGAGCACCTGGTGCACCCGCTGCTGCACACGCTCGGCCTGCCGGACGTGCCGAGCGAGATCATCGCGTTCCTCTTCGCGCTGACCATCGTGACGTTCCTGCACCTGGTGATCGGCGAGATGATGCCCAAGTCGTGGGCGATCACCGACCCGGAACGCTCGGCGACGCTGCTGGCCCTGCCGTTCCGCGGCTACGTCCGGCTGGTCCGCCCGGCGCTGCTCGGCCTGAACGTCCTGGCGAACGCGGCCCTGAAGCCGTTCGGCGTGCACCCGCAGGACCAGCTGGCCCAGGCGCACGGCCCGCAGGAGATGCACATCCTGCTGGAACGTTCCCGGGCGGAGGGCCTGATCGGCGCGGAGCAGACGGAGCTGCTGACCAGCATGCTCAAGCTCCAGGAGACCAAGGTCGCCGACGTCCTGATCCCCGACGACCAACTGGTCACGGTGGCGCCGCAGGCGGCGGCCCTGGACATCGAGGCGGCGTCGCTGAGCAGCGGCCGCTCCCGCCTGGCGGTGGTCTCGGAGACGTCGGGCGAGGTGGTCGGCGTGGTCCACGTCCGCGACGCCGTCCGCGTCACGACCGCCGGCCGGGACGCGACGGCCGCTGACCTGATGGACCCGCCGTTCCTCCTCGACGCGCTGGTGACGGTGACCGACGCGGTGACACAGATGCGCGCGGCCCGCGTCCAGCTGGCGATAGTGGTCCGCGGGAGCGACCGCGTCGGCTTCGTCGCGCTGGAGGACCTGCTGGAGCAGGTGATCGGCGAGTTCGACGACGAGACGGATCCGGTGCCGGTCGGCCGGCGCATGCGCTGA
- a CDS encoding M28 family peptidase has translation MLGVAVATPSATAHPRAPRRTPVRAVPFIGATALVAALFAAPAQAAPAVALAAPDIPVASVKAHLTQLQSIATANGGNRAHGRPGYLASVTYVKNLLDSAGFTTQQQSFTYNGATGYNLIADWPGGDTSDTLMIGAHLDSVTAGPGINDNGSGSAANLEVALQVARSGFQPDRHLRFGWWGAEELGLRGSTAYVNSLSSAQKAAITGYLNFDMVGSPNPGYFLYDGDNSDGTGSGPGPTGSAEIEDTLEAYFTSIGVPTRGTDFDGRSDYGPFIAAGIPAGGIFTGAEGRKTAAQVTLWGGTATTFDPCYHASCDTTSNINDTALDRNSDAIAYAVWTLAEGTTEPPPGTTVYSDTFETATGWTVNAGATDTATAGLFERGDPAATSSGVATQLGTTVSGTFDLVTGATAGASAGANDVDGGATTIRSPAITLPSGGGLSLKFSWYLSHLNNSSSGDYFRVRVISGTTTTTVFNQAGAATNRAAAWQSATVDLSAYSGQSIRLQVETADTGTASLVEAAVDNVLITQG, from the coding sequence ATGCTCGGCGTGGCCGTCGCTACACCCTCGGCGACGGCGCACCCACGAGCCCCGCGGAGGACCCCCGTGAGAGCAGTTCCCTTCATAGGCGCGACGGCCCTGGTCGCCGCGCTTTTCGCTGCCCCGGCGCAGGCGGCCCCGGCCGTCGCCCTGGCCGCGCCTGACATCCCGGTCGCGAGCGTGAAGGCCCACCTGACCCAGTTGCAGTCGATCGCCACGGCGAACGGCGGCAACCGCGCGCACGGCCGCCCCGGCTACCTCGCATCCGTCACCTACGTCAAGAATCTGCTCGACTCGGCCGGCTTCACGACGCAGCAGCAGTCGTTCACCTACAACGGCGCGACCGGCTACAACCTGATCGCCGACTGGCCGGGCGGCGACACGTCCGACACCCTGATGATCGGCGCGCACCTGGACAGCGTCACCGCCGGACCGGGTATCAACGACAACGGCTCCGGCTCGGCGGCCAACCTCGAGGTCGCGCTCCAGGTCGCCCGCTCGGGCTTCCAGCCCGACCGGCACCTGCGTTTCGGCTGGTGGGGCGCCGAGGAACTGGGCCTGCGCGGCTCGACCGCGTACGTGAACTCGCTGAGCTCGGCGCAGAAGGCGGCCATCACCGGCTACCTGAACTTCGACATGGTCGGATCCCCCAACCCCGGATATTTCCTGTACGACGGGGACAACTCGGATGGCACCGGCTCGGGCCCCGGCCCCACGGGTTCCGCCGAGATCGAGGACACGCTGGAGGCGTACTTCACGTCGATCGGCGTGCCGACCCGCGGCACCGACTTCGACGGCCGCAGCGACTACGGCCCGTTCATCGCGGCGGGCATCCCGGCCGGCGGCATCTTCACCGGCGCGGAGGGCCGCAAGACCGCGGCCCAGGTCACCCTCTGGGGCGGCACGGCCACCACGTTCGACCCGTGCTACCACGCGTCGTGCGACACCACGTCGAACATCAACGACACCGCGCTGGACCGCAACTCGGACGCCATCGCGTACGCGGTGTGGACCCTCGCCGAGGGCACCACCGAGCCGCCGCCCGGCACCACCGTCTACTCGGACACGTTCGAGACCGCGACCGGCTGGACCGTCAACGCCGGCGCGACCGACACCGCCACCGCCGGCCTGTTCGAGCGGGGCGACCCGGCCGCGACCAGCTCCGGCGTGGCGACCCAGCTCGGCACCACGGTGAGCGGCACCTTCGACCTGGTCACCGGCGCGACGGCCGGCGCCAGCGCCGGTGCGAACGACGTCGACGGCGGCGCGACGACCATCCGGTCGCCCGCGATCACGCTGCCCAGCGGCGGCGGCCTGAGCCTGAAGTTCTCCTGGTACCTGTCGCACCTGAACAACTCCAGCAGCGGCGACTACTTCCGGGTGCGCGTCATCTCCGGCACGACCACCACCACGGTGTTCAACCAGGCCGGCGCGGCCACCAACCGGGCGGCCGCCTGGCAGAGCGCGACCGTCGACCTCTCCGCGTACTCCGGGCAGTCGATCCGGCTGCAGGTGGAGACCGCCGACACCGGCACGGCCAGCCTCGTCGAGGCGGCCGTGGACAACGTCCTGATCACGCAGGGCTGA
- the leuE gene encoding leucine efflux protein LeuE encodes MLGITDFWTYVLGTVAIVLLPGPNSIFVLTVGAQRGVRMGYRAAAGVFVGDTVLMVLAAAGVASLLRTYPPVFMVIKYAGAAYLAWVGFGIIRSGWRKLRNRGAEPAARAASGPTGEITGPAGVATNGMAANSPAGMGANGPAGMASDPASGAGVPAGMRRPFRRALVVSLLNPKAILFVVSFFIQFVEPGYAHPALSFLILGAVLQVFSVLYLTALIFGGQFLAGQFRRRRRLAAGASAGIGAVFVGFGIKLATASVS; translated from the coding sequence GTGCTGGGAATCACCGACTTCTGGACATACGTGCTGGGCACCGTGGCGATCGTGCTGCTGCCCGGGCCTAACTCGATCTTCGTGCTGACCGTTGGCGCGCAGCGCGGGGTGCGGATGGGCTATCGGGCCGCCGCTGGGGTGTTCGTCGGCGACACCGTTCTCATGGTGCTCGCGGCCGCCGGCGTCGCGTCGCTGCTCCGGACATATCCCCCGGTGTTCATGGTCATCAAGTACGCGGGCGCGGCCTACCTCGCCTGGGTCGGTTTCGGCATCATCCGGAGCGGCTGGCGCAAGCTGCGCAACCGCGGCGCGGAACCGGCCGCCCGGGCGGCGAGCGGTCCCACCGGCGAGATCACCGGCCCGGCCGGCGTAGCGACGAACGGCATGGCGGCGAACAGTCCGGCCGGCATGGGAGCGAACGGTCCGGCCGGCATGGCGAGTGACCCGGCGAGTGGAGCGGGCGTCCCGGCTGGGATGCGGCGGCCCTTCCGGCGTGCGCTGGTCGTCAGCCTGCTCAATCCGAAGGCCATTCTGTTCGTGGTCTCGTTCTTCATCCAGTTCGTGGAGCCCGGATACGCGCATCCCGCGCTGTCGTTCCTGATCCTCGGCGCGGTGCTACAGGTGTTCAGCGTGCTCTACCTGACCGCGTTGATCTTCGGCGGGCAGTTCCTCGCGGGACAGTTCCGGCGGCGGCGCCGCCTCGCCGCGGGCGCCTCCGCCGGCATCGGCGCGGTGTTCGTCGGGTTCGGCATCAAGCTCGCCACGGCCAGCGTCAGCTGA
- a CDS encoding class F sortase translates to MPAGTVHSPVRRAALRVALAIAIPLLVGLVVATEGPNAGGTVRWGASASPAPPAAEPTSAAPGSASPATVAPNPFRTVPQDLSGPPTRLRVRSIGIDTALETLRLGTGGELQPPRDYDRAGWYADGTAPGDLGPAVLAGHVDSKRGPAIFFRLRELRPGDRIEVVRGGRTLSFTVTTTAWYPKTAFPSEKVYGPTPDRQLRLITCGGVFDRSLRSYRDNLVVYAAAG, encoded by the coding sequence GTGCCGGCCGGGACCGTCCATTCACCCGTACGCCGGGCGGCGCTGCGCGTCGCCCTCGCGATCGCGATCCCCCTGCTGGTGGGACTCGTCGTCGCCACGGAGGGACCGAACGCCGGCGGCACCGTTCGCTGGGGCGCCTCCGCGAGCCCGGCCCCGCCGGCCGCCGAGCCGACGTCCGCGGCGCCCGGCTCCGCGAGCCCGGCGACGGTGGCGCCCAACCCGTTCCGTACCGTTCCCCAGGATCTCAGCGGTCCGCCCACCCGGCTGCGGGTCAGGTCGATCGGCATCGACACCGCCCTGGAGACCCTGCGCCTCGGCACCGGCGGCGAGCTGCAGCCGCCCCGGGACTACGACCGGGCAGGCTGGTACGCCGACGGCACCGCACCGGGCGACCTCGGCCCTGCCGTCCTCGCCGGTCACGTCGACTCCAAGCGCGGCCCGGCGATCTTCTTCCGGCTCCGCGAGCTCCGGCCCGGCGACCGCATCGAGGTGGTCCGCGGCGGCCGTACGCTGAGCTTCACCGTCACCACGACGGCCTGGTACCCGAAGACCGCCTTTCCCTCCGAAAAGGTCTACGGCCCGACCCCCGACCGGCAGTTACGGCTGATCACCTGCGGCGGCGTCTTCGACCGGAGCCTGAGGTCCTACCGGGACAACCTGGTGGTCTACGCGGCGGCCGGGTGA
- a CDS encoding sporulation protein yields the protein MVFKRVLRAFGVGGPTVDTVLPDPTGRPGGRLTGEVRIAGGDYDVVIDNIVLSLVTRVEAGDGDALLEFHRASVAGNFTLAAGEREDIAFQLSVPWETPVTHLQGRRLAGMTMGVRTELSVAKAVDQGDLDEVEIHPLPVQEQILAAFDRLGFRLRHADLERGGIYGVRQELPFYQEIEFAAPPEYAKSMDEVEVTFVADATGTEVILEFDKRGGLLAEGRDTYARYRVEHTDAQTADWTSSVQKWIHQAVTSHSASP from the coding sequence TTGGTCTTCAAAAGAGTCCTCCGGGCGTTCGGGGTGGGCGGCCCCACGGTGGACACGGTGCTGCCCGACCCCACCGGCCGCCCAGGCGGAAGACTCACCGGAGAGGTCCGGATCGCCGGCGGCGACTACGACGTGGTGATCGACAACATCGTGCTGAGCCTGGTCACGAGGGTCGAGGCCGGGGACGGCGACGCCCTGCTCGAATTCCACCGCGCGTCCGTCGCCGGCAACTTCACGCTGGCCGCCGGCGAGCGGGAGGACATCGCCTTCCAGCTCTCGGTGCCGTGGGAGACGCCGGTGACCCACCTGCAAGGCAGGCGGCTCGCGGGGATGACCATGGGCGTGCGCACCGAACTGTCGGTGGCCAAGGCCGTGGACCAGGGCGACCTCGACGAGGTCGAGATCCATCCGCTGCCGGTACAGGAACAGATCCTGGCGGCCTTCGACCGCCTCGGCTTCCGACTACGGCACGCCGATCTCGAACGCGGCGGCATTTATGGCGTACGCCAGGAGCTGCCGTTCTATCAGGAAATCGAATTCGCCGCCCCACCGGAGTACGCGAAGTCGATGGACGAAGTGGAAGTGACCTTCGTAGCCGATGCAACGGGCACCGAGGTGATCCTCGAGTTCGACAAGCGCGGCGGCCTGCTGGCGGAGGGCCGTGACACCTACGCCCGGTACCGCGTGGAACACACCGACGCGCAGACCGCCGACTGGACATCATCGGTGCAGAAGTGGATTCACCAGGCGGTCACGTCACACTCCGCCAGCCCCTGA
- a CDS encoding DUF4397 domain-containing protein: protein MSEHVDPVRRLAGAVAALAALAAVVLAATPARAAGAGYVRLAHLSPDTPAVDVYLKSDSGAVRDQKFDGVAYGAMSDYLRLPTGMYSVAMRRAGAVASTPPVLTTQVTVTAGAAYTVAGVGRYADLGLRVLKDDLRLPDAGESKIRIIQASVKAPVLDVGGANGKTIADAVQFATTTAYREVNPGKWTVRVTPSGGGETSDLPCTLGAGNVYSLLVLDDKSGGLKPELHIDAARQGTVPRGGVATGGGGTRPRSPLPAALILVGLAASLTGALFLALRRHPREDALRRHPRDD from the coding sequence GTGTCCGAGCACGTCGATCCCGTACGGCGCCTCGCCGGCGCGGTGGCGGCGCTGGCCGCGCTGGCCGCCGTCGTCCTCGCCGCGACCCCGGCGAGGGCGGCCGGCGCCGGCTACGTCCGCCTGGCGCACCTCTCGCCCGACACGCCCGCCGTCGACGTCTACCTCAAGTCCGACTCGGGAGCGGTCCGGGACCAGAAGTTCGACGGCGTCGCGTACGGCGCGATGTCCGACTACCTGCGCCTGCCCACCGGCATGTACTCGGTGGCGATGCGCCGGGCCGGCGCGGTCGCGAGCACCCCGCCGGTGCTGACCACGCAGGTGACGGTCACCGCCGGCGCCGCGTACACGGTCGCCGGGGTCGGCCGGTATGCCGACCTCGGCCTGCGCGTCCTCAAGGACGACCTCCGGTTGCCGGACGCCGGCGAGTCCAAGATCCGAATCATCCAGGCATCGGTGAAGGCGCCGGTCCTCGACGTCGGCGGCGCGAACGGCAAGACCATCGCGGACGCCGTCCAGTTCGCCACCACGACCGCGTACCGCGAGGTCAACCCCGGCAAATGGACGGTCCGGGTGACGCCGAGCGGTGGCGGCGAGACCAGCGACCTGCCGTGCACGCTCGGCGCCGGCAACGTCTATTCCCTGCTCGTCCTCGACGACAAGAGCGGCGGCCTGAAGCCCGAGCTGCACATCGACGCAGCCCGCCAGGGCACGGTGCCGCGCGGCGGCGTCGCCACCGGCGGTGGCGGCACCCGGCCGCGGTCCCCGCTGCCGGCCGCGCTGATCCTCGTGGGCCTCGCCGCGTCGCTCACCGGCGCGCTGTTCCTGGCGCTCCGGCGACACCCGCGCGAGGACGCGCTCCGGCGGCACCCGCGCGACGACTGA
- a CDS encoding serine/threonine-protein kinase, with product MAVRRMLIAGRYRLLEPVGSGGMGRVWLARDEMLDRDVAVKEFVPPNWMTDDEKARLRTRTLREARSAARLNHPHVIRIYDVVHARDLPWIVMEYVPSRSLYQVLGEDGPFAPAEAARIGLDVLEAITAAHRAGVLHRDVKPHNVLIGHDGRVVLTDFGLATFVDDGSVTGPGLVVGSPQYVSPERARDGASTVESDLWSFGATLYAAVEGRSPFARDNAMATLMALATEEPDPPRLAGPLAPVLTGLLRREPVERLTAREAEMLLRVVVAQDAVVLAAQPTSGRVAVPSPRRPPDDEPARSSALALPGPTTEPEGTHIPAQRGGPPRVPSRPRRRLAVAGLVALVMLAGGGVAAGMALRGDADPGLARGVTPSVATTSGAGGGAGGFSPVNCESPVRAELPTTPLAGAAKLRGGWALYDGWSYFTDPSGFHIAVPDGWTYETIGTTICFRDPGSVRILSVDPARSPQGDPVQACRKEAARLRAAGDLPGYRQLRIDRVPGLARAADWEYTYDGSTGGRMHAMTRWRAANDGKAYAIGLMTRELDWPGNFEKWGMIQSTFYTDG from the coding sequence ATGGCGGTCAGGCGAATGCTCATCGCCGGTCGGTATCGTCTCCTCGAGCCGGTCGGCTCCGGCGGCATGGGCCGGGTCTGGCTCGCCCGCGACGAGATGCTGGACCGCGACGTCGCCGTCAAGGAGTTCGTTCCTCCGAACTGGATGACCGACGACGAGAAGGCCCGGCTCCGCACCCGTACGCTGCGCGAGGCCCGCAGCGCCGCCCGCCTCAACCACCCGCACGTGATCCGCATCTACGACGTCGTGCACGCCCGGGACCTGCCCTGGATCGTGATGGAGTACGTGCCGTCGCGCTCGCTCTACCAGGTGCTCGGCGAGGACGGCCCGTTCGCGCCGGCGGAGGCCGCCCGGATCGGCCTCGACGTGCTGGAGGCGATCACCGCCGCGCACCGGGCCGGCGTGCTGCACCGCGACGTGAAGCCGCACAACGTCCTGATCGGCCACGACGGCCGGGTGGTGCTCACCGACTTCGGCCTCGCCACGTTCGTCGACGACGGCTCGGTGACGGGCCCGGGCCTGGTCGTCGGCTCGCCGCAGTACGTCTCGCCGGAGCGCGCCCGCGACGGCGCCTCCACGGTGGAGTCCGACCTGTGGTCCTTCGGCGCGACCCTGTACGCGGCCGTCGAGGGGCGCTCGCCGTTCGCCCGCGACAACGCCATGGCGACGCTGATGGCGCTGGCCACGGAGGAGCCCGATCCGCCGCGCCTGGCCGGGCCGCTGGCGCCGGTGCTCACCGGCCTGCTGCGGCGCGAGCCGGTCGAGCGGCTGACCGCCCGCGAGGCGGAGATGCTGCTGCGCGTGGTCGTCGCGCAGGACGCCGTCGTGCTGGCCGCGCAGCCCACGAGCGGTCGTGTGGCCGTACCGTCGCCGCGGAGGCCGCCCGACGACGAGCCCGCGCGATCGTCTGCCTTGGCCCTGCCCGGACCCACCACCGAGCCGGAGGGTACGCACATCCCGGCGCAGCGCGGCGGACCGCCGCGGGTCCCGTCCCGTCCGCGGCGGCGACTCGCCGTCGCCGGGCTGGTCGCGCTTGTCATGCTCGCCGGTGGCGGCGTCGCCGCCGGGATGGCGCTGCGCGGCGACGCGGACCCCGGCCTCGCCCGCGGCGTCACGCCGAGCGTCGCGACGACCTCCGGCGCGGGCGGCGGCGCGGGCGGTTTCAGCCCGGTCAACTGCGAGAGTCCGGTCCGCGCCGAGCTGCCCACCACGCCCCTGGCGGGCGCGGCCAAGCTGCGCGGCGGATGGGCGCTCTACGACGGCTGGTCCTACTTCACCGACCCGTCCGGGTTCCACATCGCGGTTCCGGACGGCTGGACCTACGAGACCATCGGCACGACGATCTGTTTCCGCGACCCGGGCAGCGTCCGGATCCTCAGCGTCGATCCCGCGCGCAGCCCGCAGGGCGACCCGGTGCAGGCCTGCCGCAAGGAGGCGGCCCGGCTGCGGGCCGCGGGCGACCTGCCGGGCTACCGGCAGCTGCGGATCGACCGGGTGCCCGGCCTGGCCCGGGCGGCGGACTGGGAGTACACATACGACGGCAGTACCGGCGGGCGGATGCACGCGATGACCCGGTGGCGGGCGGCGAACGACGGCAAGGCGTACGCGATCGGCCTGATGACCCGCGAACTGGACTGGCCTGGCAATTTCGAGAAATGGGGCATGATCCAGAGCACGTTCTACACGGACGGCTGA